The segment GAATCCATTAACATTTATAAGGCAGTAGCAAAATTTCAGAAATCAAGTCAGGATATATCAAGAACTTGTGGTAAGTTgttgcatttaaattatttagtagttgagaatttttaatagaatctAATACTATTTATGACAAAATCTAATTCAACATTCTAAAAATCTAATTAAGAATctaataagtatttttattagattAGAATTTATACTGATTCTTGATTGTGAAATGCAAGTATTAAGAACAAAACAtcatatatttatacatgttTATGTTTTGCGGTAGACGTGTAGAAGTCGTCGATTTTCATCTGATaatgtgttatttttataagcACCTTATCAATGACTAAGTACAACAAGAATTTAATAGAGCGAATTTGAAATAAAGAGTTTAATGAGTTCTAATTGATGTAAATACAATGATTTgagaagaaatatatttttttagaaaaattcgcaACATAATAGGGATCTTTATAGGAATCCTTTACTAATTGTGATTTGCTGTCACCCAGATGTTTTCTAATTTCGAATGAAACTGTAAGATAGTTACTTTTGAATTAGGAATACGTGTTGGTAAAATCGTGTCCGCTATACCAATGCTTCTTAGATTGTAGTGTACTGTTCCCCAGATTTGagaaaaaacttttgaatttaaaaaagttagaaGAGCATAGTAGTCGTAGATTTTAGCATGAAAGTAGTTCTTCACTATAGTTGAAAAACCAATTGAAGTTTAGGATTGTGATTCCCAGCATTGTGATTTCCTTCAAGAAGTGAAGATTCAAAAACAGAGAAGCCAAAAACACTACCACAACACAAGAATGAAAATacagataaataaataattaattatatataataaagaaaatccaTGTCCCCCTATAAAGCCCAGTTAAAGAAGTTACTAATTCCCTTAACAAAACCTAGTTGACTGCGAGGATTAAGTCCCAAAATTTCCCCCAGTTCGCCATGTAACCTATTCCCTAGCCATTTCAGCCTGAGGTTGTGTATTCTAGGACATTGTCAAATAATATGCTCCGTCGTCTTATTTACTCCTCATCTTCGCATAACCTGCAATAGTGCGGTACATTACTGTCCCACTTACTAACAAAGGTTATAACTGAGCAGTGTCCAGTTAGAATGCATATCAGAGCCCTTAGACTGCGTCTGTTCAGTTCTACAAGTATTTTAGTAGCACCCATAACAAGTTTTGGCCACAGGGCCTTTGTTATTTGTCAATCCAATACCAGGACTGGTTGATTCATTCTTTacttgttgtaacaggttggctgcAACTGGATGTTCTTCTCTGGGgaaaaacttccggttgatacagctgttgctgagttgataATCTTTGGTCTATTAGGAATCGGGTCGTTCTGGAggggagatccaattgtcgtgggaacttTACTTGTAGATTGCTTTTCTGATTCATTTTgattatttgctttaaattattGTCAGTGTCCCATGATATTTTTTCAGTACTTTGTTCCTTTACCTTCTATTCCATCTCAAGTTGTAATCTCTGTTTTCTCGTGTTGACATTTTgcctttttttgacaaaaaaatgcTGCGTTTTTGCCTTAAAAATGCACTTTTTGCCATTTGAATGTCATGTAACGTTAATTATCACATTAACAAGAAAAgggcaacatttaaaaaatgttgccatattttctagaaaatctGGCTCTtcttatttcatattaaaatctagttaaaactttaattttctgaatttattaaaatgttaaaattttaaacctttaataattaattatctttatagatatatatgaaaaaacaccatttattttttttttattttttctcagtGTATAGCAcgattattatatatttagcgATTAATAGCTACAGTATGTGAATATGAATTATTACAAGAGAcgatatatacataaaatagcaactacaaaaagaaatttttagaaaaaaataataaaatattttgtgattttataaaagttggtgGTTTGGAGCAGGTTTTAGTAGAGTATGCAATAGGAGTAGATGTAACATAATGCAGAATATTTCCTTTGgaattatttattacaattttgatATACAAAGTCTTGATTGAAAtctcttttattctttaaatttccaatagatttagatttaaatacatacaatacttttaataactgtctgcttttatttttttatttgcaaaagtgttaaacaaaatttgtttggcTTTCTAAGTTTAGTaaataattaagtattttatatgtattattttgtatatcGTCTCTGCATTAAAtagattaaagtaaaatttaaccaaaaaacttagaaaagtaaataagaaACATAATAGCACAGTATACAAtataatagaatagaatattgaaagttattaaagttaaagtttatagtttttgtttttcattttcgttttttttttgtaagttttataGATCTTTAAGGTTTTacttaacaaactttttttagctctttttcttctttagtattataattattattaataataattaatattgttttttttttaataattttttttgtttgtttgtttgtttgtttcaaaTATCACATACTGTTGTGTAGTATGTTTGCTCgtacaatatcaaaattatattcGATTTAGATGCACAAAATATTATCTACAtggtttttgtgttttctttaccttctctttagtttaattataatatgtttttgtcaatttctctttttgtttttttcttttattataatattattataaattaatgaatATGAGTATGAATTGTAtgatgtatgtaaatattaatgCTTAAATAGTGTTGTATGATTTATAATCACTTATTGTTACGAACGGTGTCttgaatgtctgtctgtctgttggttTTACTTTAATGTATTTGAAagtgtatgtctgtctgtctatctgctCTTTATTGAAAAGTGTCTGTTTTGTTGTGTATTGCATGTTTctgaatattgtttttgttatttaagttGTCTGAAAACTCCTTAGTTCAAAGTTCAAATTTCAAATGTCAATTGGCATTTCCTTGGCATTAGTTcgatgctttttttatttgaaaattaattttaactttatttgtttttgttttcttcttaatttctttgcttttttctttggttattttgttaaattttaaagcgAATTCTTTTTGTGTGCATCACATTTATATTCTATAAAGTTACCAAAAtgatcgaaaattaaaaaaaattatttttgacttttgaaaaattctataaCACCAGCATATTTCTTAATCATATGtcgttattatttaaatattttaaagttaaaaaaacaattttttataacccACGTTTGCAAATTAGATGAATGAGGAGTTGACGGAATGCTTTCAAATGCTTTAATTATGGCTGTTGTGAGACTTAAAGTTTTTTGTACCAATACAAATAATGTTCACCATCTTCCACCATTAGCTCATCCAcgcctttaagaaaaattggaaaaaaacaaaattagaaactattaattttcttcttatcTCTATAACTTACCAACTGGTGCTATAAGTTGATTTCCGGGAGCATTATTGGGATCAGGAAGTTCGGGCAAGCGATAGAGTAACCAATAATTAtacctaaaaaataaaaatcattcaaaggttataaattttaaattaaattaaaaacatacccTCTGGGTTCTTCCTTTTTGCCAGCCAAAGTGTGCACATAATGGCCATTTGGCCATTCTCGAGCTTCAAAAGCAAacctaaaaattaacaaaaaaattgttaatattttcattataaaagcaCCCATTTGAAAAgttaaaagaatataatttCCATACCTTGAATCCATTTCGGCCGCCTGGGTCATGGCTTTAAAGAAAGTAGTATTTTTCGGTGATACTAAAGAAAGAGAAATAGCTTCGGTTACGTTTGAGCCTACCCATAGGGTATAAGTGTAAGAAACATTTCTTGAATCAGATTCTTCGGCTGATGTAGTTAAACCATAAGGAACAGCTAACTTTTGTTCACCGTtctctgttaaaaaaaaaacatagaaaaaataaagtataatttcacttctttaataaaattctactCACCCGAAGATGGATCACTATTCTCCCGTATAACATGATCACATTGTAAAGCCCTAACGGCTCCTAGGCCCTTCCAACCCAAAGCTAAAATAATATCGGCTGTTAGGCCCACCCCGATATCAGGATCTTGACCGTCTTGCAAAGGCTCCTCACTCCAGCCACCATCCTCACGTTGGCGGCTTAAAATCCAACGTGAAGCTGCCGTTCTATTCCAAGAACCAGCTGGATCATGTTCCAGATCCTGTAATGCCTGCATAGCTAAAGCAGTACTGCGCAAAGAACCGAAATTACCGCGAGGATCCTGTAAACTGGCTAGACCTCTAGCTGGTCGTCGCACAAAATGCTGCAGATGTCTGTGGCGATGATCGGTAACAATGCAACGTAAAGCCAAAATAACCTGGAAATGAAAACAAGTtatgaataaacattttaaatcctTTCGACCATCACCTACCATGGCAATTGTATCCACACTCTGATCGGTTACCCCACTGGCTATATCCAATAGCCTTCGAATTTGTCGTTTTCTTACATGAGCCGCCGAACTACAGGCCGACAGGGTGGTCAAAGCAAATTCTATATCTTGTGTGGGTTCATGATGCTGCAGTGTGGCTACCAAATCATGACCATGGAAATGTTTGGGATCTTTACACAGAGAGCCCAAGGCCAAAACATAACGAGCCAATTTTTCCAAATTCAAAGGCTTAGGTAAAGTATGATGCCTGTCCAACATGGCTAAAATTTCTATTTCCATTTCTTTAACCGACAACATGTCTTCCAATTCCTGAATAACTTGCAAATGACCATCGGCATCGTAGGGATCTCGGGCACCCGACAGCTCTTTAGCCAATATAACCACATGAGTATCATTGCCCCAACCATAATCGGGGGCCCTTTTCATTTTCAACCAATCTAAAGCCTTTAAAATGGCCTCTTGTTCCCTTTTATCGGGCCCAGCTGAACCCAGTAGCTCATGCATTGAAGTGGTCGAGGGTGGTGGTGTTGGCTCTACTGTGCTTGTTTCTACTACTGCAGCTTCCTGTCCCACTTGTAGAGATTGTGCAGTAGCTGGGGCATCCGTGGTCATTGAGTTAACAGTAGAGACATTTAGAGACGGACTTGTAGAGACACTTGTATCTGTTGGTGTAACAACTGTAGCCAGTGATGTAGCCTTTACAAATGATCCATACTGCAGggtatta is part of the Lucilia cuprina isolate Lc7/37 chromosome 3, ASM2204524v1, whole genome shotgun sequence genome and harbors:
- the LOC111691040 gene encoding uncharacterized protein CG3556; protein product: MSQDNRITSVGVFFITTFLILNINTLQYGSFVKATSLATVVTPTDTSVSTSPSLNVSTVNSMTTDAPATAQSLQVGQEAAVVETSTVEPTPPPSTTSMHELLGSAGPDKREQEAILKALDWLKMKRAPDYGWGNDTHVVILAKELSGARDPYDADGHLQVIQELEDMLSVKEMEIEILAMLDRHHTLPKPLNLEKLARYVLALGSLCKDPKHFHGHDLVATLQHHEPTQDIEFALTTLSACSSAAHVRKRQIRRLLDIASGVTDQSVDTIAMVILALRCIVTDHRHRHLQHFVRRPARGLASLQDPRGNFGSLRSTALAMQALQDLEHDPAGSWNRTAASRWILSRQREDGGWSEEPLQDGQDPDIGVGLTADIILALGWKGLGAVRALQCDHVIRENSDPSSENGEQKLAVPYGLTTSAEESDSRNVSYTYTLWVGSNVTEAISLSLVSPKNTTFFKAMTQAAEMDSRFAFEAREWPNGHYVHTLAGKKEEPRGYNYWLLYRLPELPDPNNAPGNQLIAPVGVDELMVEDGEHYLYWYKKL